TGACCGCCACGATGGCGCCGGCGACCGGCGTTTCGGTATCGACCCGCACGACCATGCCGTCGAGCGCCAGGGCGCTGGCGCTCGTCACGGGTGAGGGCGACGTCGGCGACGTGCCGGACCGATCGCAACCGCTGCCAGCCAGTGCGGCCAGCAGCGCGATCGTTGCGGCCACCTCCCATCGGTGTACGCAGGCGTTGCGCATCGGCACAACCGCCTTTCCGCTGGGGCCGCCGTGTGTTCCTGCTGCAACCCGCGTGCCCAGCGGCGGACGGCGTGGCTTCAGCGATCACGCTGCCTGCTGGAGAACGGCGATAGGCCAGTCTTTCCACCGGCCGGCTCCCCTGGACCTCTGCCACATCGCGTGCTAACGTTAGGGTTCTCATGGCGCTGTGCTGTACCTGCTGCCGTTGTCAGGCGTGTCCCTGCGAATCAAGGCACGCCGGTCCGGTGGGGGCGCATCGCGAATGATCTGAAGCACACGCGCCAGACGAGCTCAGCCCGCGGATCCGGTTTCGGGTCGCGGGCTTTTTCTTTTCGGGGTCGCGAGAGAGGTTTTGGGTGCATGAGGTGAGAGGGGACGACGACGGCCGCGAGCTGCTGCCGCTGTTCCTGAAGCTGGCCGGCCGTTCCGTGCTCGTCGTCGGCGGCGGCGTTGTCGCGACGAGCAAGATTGCCGCGCTCGCCGCGACGGGCGCACGCATCACGGTCGTGGCCCCGGAGATCGCTCAGCCCATTCGGCAGAGCGGCGCTGCGCTTCGCGAGCGGCCGTTCGAGGAACGTGACCTCGACGGGCAGTGGCTGGTGATCTCGGCGGCTCCCCCGGACGTCAATCGCGTCGTCGCCGACGCCGCGGCACGGCGGCAGATCTTCATCAATGCCGTCGACGATCCGGCCAACGCCACCGCGTATTTCGGCGGTGTCGTGAGGCGCGCGGGCGTGACGGTGGCGATTTCGACGGACGGGCGTGCGCCGGCCATCGCGGGCCTGCTGCGGGAAGGTCTGGAGGCGCTGCTGCCCGACGATCTCGACCGCTGGCTGGAGCGCGCCGACGTGCTGAAGCACGAGTGGCGGAGCACGGGCGTGCCGATGGCGCGCCGGCGCCCGCAGTTGCTCGAGGCGTTGAATCGTCTCTACGAGGCTCGGCGGGATGCCGCCGATCAGGGCGCATCATGACGAGCCGAGCGCATCGCCGTGGTGCCGTCCGGCCCGCCGGCCGTGAGCGGCGCGGCTTCGTGTCGCTCGTCGGCGCCGGCCCCGGCAGCCCCGATCTGCTGACGTACCGCGCGATTCAGCGGCTCCAAGACGCCGACGTCGTCTTCTACGACGGGCTGGTACCGCGGGCGATGCTGGCGCTGGCCGCGGACGCCGAGCACATCTCGGTCGCGCGTCGTGCAGGTTCGGCGACGCTGTCGCAGGAAGACGTCAACGTGCAGTTGATCGAGCGCGCCCGTCGCGGTCAGCGCGTGGTGCGGCTCAAGTCCGGCGATCCGTTCGTGCTCGGCCGTGGCGGCGAAGAAGTCCTCGCCCTCTCGAGCGCCGGTGTCTCGTTCGACGTCGTGCCGGGCGTCTCGTCCGCGATCGCCGCGCCGGCGCTCGCCGGCATTCCGGTGACGCATCGCGGGATGTCGTCGGGATTCGTCGTCGTGAGCGGGCACGCGGCCTCGGCCTACGAGCCGCTGCTCGGGTCGCTCGCACCGGAGTCGGCGACGGTCGTCGTGCTCATGGGACTGGGCCGGCGCCGCGCCATCGGCGAGACGCTGCGGCGCGCCGGATGGGCGGGCGCCACGCCGACGGCGATCGTGAGGAACGCGTCCCGGCCGGATCAGCACGTGTGGTGCGGCACGCTCGACGCGCTCGGCGTGGGCGACGCCGGCGCCGACGAGGCCGCCGACGACGATCCCGGCGTCATCGTGATCGGTCAGGTCGTGTCGCTGGCGACCGCCCCTGATCTCGCCCGTTCGTTCGCGCCAGAGGAGACCGTATGGCAGCCATCGACGACCCCAAGACGCTAGGACGCGCGCGCCTGTCGTTCGCGAAGGAGTCGGACATCGACGAGTTCGTGGACATGCTCGCGAAATTCGAGTCCGGCGAGATCGCGCCGGACCAGTGGCGCAGCTTCCGGTTGCTGCGCGGCACGTACGGCCAGCGACAGACCGAGGACGCCCAGATGCAGCGGATCAAGATCCCGCAGGGCATCCTGACCGTCGAGCAGATGGAGGCGCTCGCCGACGCGTGCGAGAAGTACTCGCGCGGCTTCGGGCACATCACGACGCGGCAGAACATCCAGCTCCACTTCGTGAAGCTGCACGAGGCCGACGAGGTCATGCGTCGCGTCGCCCAGGCCGGCATCACGACGCGCGAGGCCTGCGGCAACTCCGTCCGCAACATCACCGCGTGCGCGTACGCCGGCATCTCGGCGACCGAGCCGTTCGACGTGACGCCGTACTCCGAGATGATGACCCGCTACTTCCTGCGCCACCGGCTGAGCTCGTCGCTGCCGCGGAAGTTCAAGATCGGCTTCGAGGGCTGCGCGGAGGATCACGTCAAAGCGGCGATCAACGACGTGGCCTGGCTCGGGCGCACCGAGAACGGCCGGCGCGGCTTCCGCGTGCTGGTGGGCGGAGGCACGGCGACGATGCCCGTGAGCGGGCGCGTGCTGTACGAGTTCCTCCCGGCCGAAGAGATGCTGAACGTCGCGGAAGCCGTCCTTCGTGTCTTCCATGCGCTCGGCGACTACAAGCACAAGCTTCGGAACCGGATGAAGTTCCTGATGAAGAGCCTTGGATGGGATCGGTGGCACGCCGAGTTCGAGGCGGCGCTCGCGCAGGTCCTGGCCGAGGGCGGCGTGCCGCTGCCGTTCGACCCGGCGCGCGGGCCAGAGGAGCAGCCGCCCGCGCACCGCGCGGCGCCGCCGTCGATCGAGAGCATCGCCGCGCGCGTTCGCAGCGGCGAGGTCCGCGGCCCGGGCATCACGCCGGAGCCCGAGCCGGCGCTCCGCACGACCGACGTCGAGTTCAGCCGATGGGCGGCCACCAACGTGCGGCGGCAGAAGCAGGCCGGCTACGTCGCGGTCGTCGCGACGATCCCGCTCGGCGATCTCACGGGCAACCAGTTCCGCGTGCTGGCGGATCTCGCGCAGGCCTACAGCGACGGCACCGTGCGCGTGACGCCGACGCAGAACCTGGTGTTCCGGTGGGTGCGCGAGCAGGACGCGCGCGCGCTCTACGATCGGCTGGCGGCGGCCGGCCTCGGGCTCGGCGACGCGGACACGATCGCCGACGTGGTGAGCTGCCCCGGCGCCGAGTCGTGCAAGCTCGCCGTGACGCAGTCGCGCGGCCTCGGCAAGTACCTCACCGACTACATCCGCGAGCATCCGTCGCTCATCCCGCTGGCGCCGTCGCTCGACGTCAAGATCAGCGGCTGCCCGAACGGCTGCGGCCAGCACCACATCGCCGCCGTCGGCTTCCAGGGCGGCCTGCGCAAGCTCGACGGCCGCGCGGCGCCGCAGTATTTCGTGATGATCGGCGGCGGCGTGGATGCGATGGGCGCGACGTTCGGCCGCATCGCCGCCAAGGTGCCGGCCCGGCGCGGCGCTGAAGCGCTCGAACGGCTGGCGCGTCTCTACGCCGATGAGCGGCGCGACGACGAGACGGCCGCCGCGTACTTCAACCGGGTCGATCTGGCGACCGTGAAGAAGCGGCTCGCGGACCTGGAGATCCTGACGAAGGAGAACGCGACCCCGGACGACTTCATCGATCTCGCGGACACGACCGAGTTCGCGCCCGAGACGATGGAAGGCGAGTGCGCGTCGTAGCCGGCGTCCGGCCCTGACGCTCGTGCGGACGGGACGCGACGCCGGCGGCTAGTGGCCGCCGCCTTCGCCCGTGAGCTCCTTGACCACGTCGCCGATGACCTGCTTGGCGTCGCCGAACAGCATGAGCGTGTTGTTCGCGTAGTAGAGGTCGTTGTCGATGCCCGCGAAGCCGGGGTTCATGCTCCGCTTGATGGCGAGCACCGCCTGGGCCCTGTCGGCGTCGATGATCGGCATGCCGTAGATCGGGCTCTGCGCATCCGTTCTCGCGGCCGGGTTCACGACGTCGTTCGCGCCGATGACGAGCGCGACCCCGACCTGTGGCATCTCCGGGTTGATGTCGTCCATCTCGACGAGCCGGTCGTAGGGAATGTCCGCCTCGGCGAGCAGCACGTTCATGTGGCCCGGCATGCGCCCCGCGACCGGGTGCACGGCGAACCGCACGTCGACGCCGCGTTTCGTCAACTGATCGTAGAGGTCGCGCACCCGGTGCTGGGCCTGGGCGACGGCCATCCCATAGCCGGGGACGATGACGACGCTCTCGGCGTTGGCGAGCAGCTCGGCTGCGTCGGTCGGCGTCGCGCTCTTGACGGTGCGCTGCTCGGCCGCGCGCGCGGCCGCCTGGACGGTGCCGAACGCGCCGAACAGGACGTTCGTCACCGACCGGTTCATCGCCCGGCACATGATGATCGACAGCACGAACCCGGAGGCGCCGTCGAGCGCGCCGGCCGCGATGAGCAGCTTGTTCTCGAGCACGAACCCCATCGCCACCGCCGCGAGCCCGGCGTACGAGTTGAGGAACGAGATGACGGTCGGCATGTCGGCGCCGCCGATCGGCAGGATCAGCAGCACGCCGAAGACGAGCGCGAGCCCGATCACGATCGGGAACATCCACGCCTGCGTCGGATCGATCGTGAGCGCGACGGCGAGCACGGCGGCCGCGCCGAGCAGCAGGAAGCTGACGACGTTCTGCCCGCGGTAGGTGACCGGACGCGTCGTGATCCACTCGGCGAGCTTGCCGGCCGCCATGAGCCCGCCGGTGCACGTCAGGCAGCCGAGGATGACCTCGCCGGCGACGACCGCCATGCGGAACTGCGTGAGGTCGCCTTCGGCGAGCCACAGGTAGTACTTCGCCGTGCCGACGAGCGCCGCCGCCATGCCGCCGAACGCTTGCGACAGCCCCGTCCGCTCGGGCACGGCGGTGAGCGGCACGCGCGCGAGCGGGATGCCGAGCAGCGTCCCGGCGACGGCGCCGGCGGCGATCCACTTGTACGTGACGATCTCAGGGTTGAGCAGCGTGCCGCCGACCGCGAGCAGCATGCCGGCGACCGCGGCGGCGACGGCGCGACGCGCGGTCGCGGGCTGGCTCATCCATCGGAGCGCCAGGATGAAGAGCGCCGCCGCGATCAGGTAGAAGAAATCGGTGAGGCTGCCGAACGTCACGATCGGCCATCCTCGCGGCGCTTGAACATGCGAAGCATCCGGTCGGTGATCAAATAGCCGCTGACCAGGTTGGTCGTGGACGCGAACACGGCGATGGCACCGAGCCAGGTGCTCAGACCGTGCTCCTCTCCCGCCACGATCAACGCGCCGACGACCGCGATGGACGAGATCGCGTTGGTGAGCGACATCAGCGGCGTGTGCAGCAGCCGCGACACCCTGCGGATGACGTCCATGCCCAGGAAGCCCGCGAGCATGAAGACGAAGAAGGCCGTGACGAGATCCATAGCGACGGAGTTATATCAATCTCTCGAGCGTTTGGACATTTCCGGCGGCGCGCGCGACCCGTCTGCACATCGAACGACGTCCGCATGCAGCCCAGACGAGCGACACGAAGGAACGCGGTCTTGCGTTCGGCGGCGGGCGCGCTGAGTTGGACACCAGCCGGCGAAGTGCGATCATCCGGGCGACACGGGAGCAGCGACGGCGGCGGCCCGGACGCGCACCGTGCACCGCGCGCGCCGGACGGGCCGCAGGCACAGGACTCATGAAGAGACGACGGGTCGGATGGAGAACGGGCGCCGCCGCGATGCTCGCGGCGGTCGTGATGGCGGCGCCGGTGGCGTCCGGGCGCGTCGCGCAGGATCGTCTCCCCACGCTGCCCGGCTACGACGCCTACGCCCGCATGCAGGAGGCGATGCGTGGCGGGGTGGTCGATCCCGGCGCGCAGGAGGTCGTCTGGGCGCCCGACGGCCGATCCGTGCGGTATCGCCGCGATGGCCGAGTGCGGCGGTTCGATCTCGAGACCGCGAGCGAGACCGACGACGCCGCGCCGTCGCCGGCGCTCGCCGCGAGCTCGACGGCCGATCCGTGTCCGCGCGTGCCCGTCGACCGCGGCCGGCAGCGCGCCTGCGCGGCCTCGCCAGATGGATCGATGAAGGCGTTCTACCGCGATCGGAACCTGATCGTCAGCCGCGCCGACGGCTCCGGTGAAGTCGCGGTCACGACGGATGGGTCCGAGGCGAGCCGAGTGAAGTACGGCTCGGCGAGCTGGGTCTACGGTGAGGAGCTCGACCAGGTGACGGCGATCTGGTGGGCGCCGGACGGCCGGCGCGTCGCGTTCTACCGCATGGACGAGCGCCGCGTCCGCGACTACTACGTGCTGCTCGACCAGACGGCGCTCCAGGACACGGTCGACGTCGAGGCGTACCCGAAAGCCGGCAGCCCGAATCCCGTCGCCGACGTGCTGGTGTACGACCTGGCGTCGCGCCGGACGATCACGATGGACGTGCGGGAGGGCCGGCCGTTCGCCGACGACGTCCTGGGTCACTACGTGTTCGCCGTCGACTGGGCGCCCGACGGCAGCGAGGTGCGGATGCACCGCACGAATCGCCTGCAGAACACGCTCGAGCTCGTCGGCTGCGCGCCCGACACCGGCCGCTGCCGCGTCCTCGTGCGCGAGGAGTGGCCGAGCGGATGGGTCGAGCATCGGCCGACGTTCCGGCTCCTCGCCGACGGCCGCCGTTTCATCTGGGCCTCCCACCGCGACGGGCGGCGCCGTTACTACCTCTACGACGTCACCGGCCGGCTCTTGACGCCGCTCACGCGCGGCACGGGCACGGATGCCGGTGCGCTGCTCAAGGTCGACGAGGCCGCCGGCGTCATGTTCTACATGGCCAACGACGGCGACAACCGGCTCAAGGCGCAGCTCCATCGCGTGCGGCTCGACGGCAGCGACGATCGAAGGCTGACGGATCCGGCGTTCCATCACCGCGTCACGATCTCGCCCGACAGCCGTCTGTTCGTCGACGTCGCGCAGACGCACGAGCGGCCGCCCGCGAGCCGGATCGTCTCGGCCGCCGACGGCGGCATCGTCGCGACGCTCGGCGTCGCGAGCCTCGAGAAGTTCGACGCCTTGAAGCTCGCGCGGCTGGAGCAGTTCACGTTCACGGCGGCCGACGGTGCGACGCCGCTGTACGGCACGATCGCGTTTCCGAGCACGTTCGATCCGTCGCGCCGGTACCCGGTGCTGCTCTCGGTGTACGGCGGGCCGGAGGACGCGAGCCTCACGCCGGGCGAGACCTTCGACGTGCCGCCGGTTCGGGCGGAGCTCGGGTTTCTCGTCGTGACGCTCGGCACGCGCGCGGCGCCCGGCCTCGGCCGGCGGACGCTCGACAGCCTGTATCGCAAGCTCGGCCAGACGGAGGTCGACGACATCGCCGCCGGCCTTCGCGCGATCGCGGCACGGCCGTACGTGGATCCGCAGCGCATCGGGATCCACGGCACGTCGTACGGCGGCTACGTCGCGCTCATGGCGCTCGTGCGGTACCCGGAACTCTTCGCGGCCGCGTCCGCCTCGTCGCCCGTCACCGACTGGCGCCTGTACGACTCGATCTACACGGAGCGCTACATGGGGCTGCCCGACGAGAACCGCGACGGCTACGACAAGGGGAGCGTGATGCGCTACGCTGGAAATCTGCGCGGTCGCCTGCTCCTCTATTTCGGCACCGCCGACAACAACGTGCATCCGAGCAACTCGCTGCAGCTCCTGGACGTGCTCGCCAGGATGGGCAAGAGCGTCGAGGTGCAGGTCGGCCCGGACCTCGGGCACAGCGGCGTGCCGATGACGCGCATGCTCGAGTTCTTCGTGGACCATCTGATCGTTCGTCCCGACCGGCTCCGGGTGCCCTGACATGCGACGAACCGTCCTGATCGTGTTGAGCGGCGTGGCCGTCGCGGGCCTGCTCGCGTTCGGCCTCACGAAGCGGCTCATCGACTCGGAAGCCGGCCGCGGCGGGCGCGCGCCGCTGACCGCGGGCGCCGGCGTGACGCTGCAGTGGTCCGACCGGCCCGTGGATTTGCCGGCGCTGCGCCTGACCGATCTCGACGGCCGGACGATCACGAACGACAGCCTGCGCGGCAAGGTGGTGCTGGTCAATTTCTGGGCGACCTGGTGCGGGCCCTGCCGAGAGGAGATCCCGATGCTCGTCGGGCTCCAGGAGTACTACCGCGACTGGGCGGTCGTGCTCGGCGTGTCGATCGACGAGCGGCCCGCCGACGAAGTCCGGGCGTTTGCCGCCAACCTGAAGGTCAACTATCCCATCGTCATGTCATCGCGCGCGCTCGAGGCCGCGTTCGGCGGCATCCCGGCGGTGCCGTCCACGTTCGTCGTGAACCCTGACGGCAAGATGGTGCAGCGTCACATCGGGGCGCTGCCGGCGGCCCGAACGGAGCACGAGATCCGGGCGCTCGCCGGGCTCTTCACCGAGGCCACCGTCGAGACGGTGCCGGACAGCGGCCAGGTGTTCCTCTCGAACGCCGCGTTCGCCACGACCAGTCCCGGAATCGACATGACGGGGCTGCCGGCCGCCGAGA
The Acidobacteriota bacterium genome window above contains:
- a CDS encoding nitrite/sulfite reductase — protein: MAAIDDPKTLGRARLSFAKESDIDEFVDMLAKFESGEIAPDQWRSFRLLRGTYGQRQTEDAQMQRIKIPQGILTVEQMEALADACEKYSRGFGHITTRQNIQLHFVKLHEADEVMRRVAQAGITTREACGNSVRNITACAYAGISATEPFDVTPYSEMMTRYFLRHRLSSSLPRKFKIGFEGCAEDHVKAAINDVAWLGRTENGRRGFRVLVGGGTATMPVSGRVLYEFLPAEEMLNVAEAVLRVFHALGDYKHKLRNRMKFLMKSLGWDRWHAEFEAALAQVLAEGGVPLPFDPARGPEEQPPAHRAAPPSIESIAARVRSGEVRGPGITPEPEPALRTTDVEFSRWAATNVRRQKQAGYVAVVATIPLGDLTGNQFRVLADLAQAYSDGTVRVTPTQNLVFRWVREQDARALYDRLAAAGLGLGDADTIADVVSCPGAESCKLAVTQSRGLGKYLTDYIREHPSLIPLAPSLDVKISGCPNGCGQHHIAAVGFQGGLRKLDGRAAPQYFVMIGGGVDAMGATFGRIAAKVPARRGAEALERLARLYADERRDDETAAAYFNRVDLATVKKRLADLEILTKENATPDDFIDLADTTEFAPETMEGECAS
- the cobA gene encoding uroporphyrinogen-III C-methyltransferase, with translation MTSRAHRRGAVRPAGRERRGFVSLVGAGPGSPDLLTYRAIQRLQDADVVFYDGLVPRAMLALAADAEHISVARRAGSATLSQEDVNVQLIERARRGQRVVRLKSGDPFVLGRGGEEVLALSSAGVSFDVVPGVSSAIAAPALAGIPVTHRGMSSGFVVVSGHAASAYEPLLGSLAPESATVVVLMGLGRRRAIGETLRRAGWAGATPTAIVRNASRPDQHVWCGTLDALGVGDAGADEAADDDPGVIVIGQVVSLATAPDLARSFAPEETVWQPSTTPRR
- a CDS encoding NAD(P)(+) transhydrogenase (Re/Si-specific) subunit beta, whose protein sequence is MTFGSLTDFFYLIAAALFILALRWMSQPATARRAVAAAVAGMLLAVGGTLLNPEIVTYKWIAAGAVAGTLLGIPLARVPLTAVPERTGLSQAFGGMAAALVGTAKYYLWLAEGDLTQFRMAVVAGEVILGCLTCTGGLMAAGKLAEWITTRPVTYRGQNVVSFLLLGAAAVLAVALTIDPTQAWMFPIVIGLALVFGVLLILPIGGADMPTVISFLNSYAGLAAVAMGFVLENKLLIAAGALDGASGFVLSIIMCRAMNRSVTNVLFGAFGTVQAAARAAEQRTVKSATPTDAAELLANAESVVIVPGYGMAVAQAQHRVRDLYDQLTKRGVDVRFAVHPVAGRMPGHMNVLLAEADIPYDRLVEMDDINPEMPQVGVALVIGANDVVNPAARTDAQSPIYGMPIIDADRAQAVLAIKRSMNPGFAGIDNDLYYANNTLMLFGDAKQVIGDVVKELTGEGGGH
- a CDS encoding TlpA family protein disulfide reductase, with the translated sequence MRRTVLIVLSGVAVAGLLAFGLTKRLIDSEAGRGGRAPLTAGAGVTLQWSDRPVDLPALRLTDLDGRTITNDSLRGKVVLVNFWATWCGPCREEIPMLVGLQEYYRDWAVVLGVSIDERPADEVRAFAANLKVNYPIVMSSRALEAAFGGIPAVPSTFVVNPDGKMVQRHIGALPAARTEHEIRALAGLFTEATVETVPDSGQVFLSNAAFATTSPGIDMTGLPAAEKEALLKTLNTDRCTCGCGLTVAQCRINDPSCEVSLPLAQRLLESARRGAGATQQIGP
- a CDS encoding DPP IV N-terminal domain-containing protein, whose amino-acid sequence is MKRRRVGWRTGAAAMLAAVVMAAPVASGRVAQDRLPTLPGYDAYARMQEAMRGGVVDPGAQEVVWAPDGRSVRYRRDGRVRRFDLETASETDDAAPSPALAASSTADPCPRVPVDRGRQRACAASPDGSMKAFYRDRNLIVSRADGSGEVAVTTDGSEASRVKYGSASWVYGEELDQVTAIWWAPDGRRVAFYRMDERRVRDYYVLLDQTALQDTVDVEAYPKAGSPNPVADVLVYDLASRRTITMDVREGRPFADDVLGHYVFAVDWAPDGSEVRMHRTNRLQNTLELVGCAPDTGRCRVLVREEWPSGWVEHRPTFRLLADGRRFIWASHRDGRRRYYLYDVTGRLLTPLTRGTGTDAGALLKVDEAAGVMFYMANDGDNRLKAQLHRVRLDGSDDRRLTDPAFHHRVTISPDSRLFVDVAQTHERPPASRIVSAADGGIVATLGVASLEKFDALKLARLEQFTFTAADGATPLYGTIAFPSTFDPSRRYPVLLSVYGGPEDASLTPGETFDVPPVRAELGFLVVTLGTRAAPGLGRRTLDSLYRKLGQTEVDDIAAGLRAIAARPYVDPQRIGIHGTSYGGYVALMALVRYPELFAAASASSPVTDWRLYDSIYTERYMGLPDENRDGYDKGSVMRYAGNLRGRLLLYFGTADNNVHPSNSLQLLDVLARMGKSVEVQVGPDLGHSGVPMTRMLEFFVDHLIVRPDRLRVP
- a CDS encoding NAD(P) transhydrogenase subunit alpha — protein: MDLVTAFFVFMLAGFLGMDVIRRVSRLLHTPLMSLTNAISSIAVVGALIVAGEEHGLSTWLGAIAVFASTTNLVSGYLITDRMLRMFKRREDGRS
- a CDS encoding bifunctional precorrin-2 dehydrogenase/sirohydrochlorin ferrochelatase; the protein is MRGDDDGRELLPLFLKLAGRSVLVVGGGVVATSKIAALAATGARITVVAPEIAQPIRQSGAALRERPFEERDLDGQWLVISAAPPDVNRVVADAAARRQIFINAVDDPANATAYFGGVVRRAGVTVAISTDGRAPAIAGLLREGLEALLPDDLDRWLERADVLKHEWRSTGVPMARRRPQLLEALNRLYEARRDAADQGAS